One Chryseobacterium indoltheticum DNA segment encodes these proteins:
- the tsf gene encoding translation elongation factor Ts, giving the protein MSYSPAAADVAKLRNQTGAGMMDCKKALVEAEGDFEKAVDILRKKGQKVAANRADRDSSEGAVIARVNEDNTLGVIISLNCETDFVAKNEAFIELAYELAEMAIFAATKEELLATDFHGLTVADKLIEQTGVIGEKIEIGAFERITGPFLGAYIHAGNKIAAITSLSAKVDGADEAAKSVSMQAAAMNPIALDETSVSQETIDKELEIERHKLTEEGKPANIIDNILKGKMQRFYKDNTLVHQDFIKDSSISVADYVKSVNGDLKVTGFVRVSL; this is encoded by the coding sequence ATGTCTTATTCACCAGCTGCTGCAGACGTAGCAAAATTAAGAAACCAAACAGGTGCAGGTATGATGGACTGCAAAAAAGCTTTAGTTGAAGCAGAAGGAGACTTCGAAAAAGCAGTTGATATCCTTAGAAAAAAAGGACAGAAAGTTGCTGCTAACAGAGCTGACAGAGATTCTTCTGAAGGTGCAGTAATCGCTAGAGTAAACGAAGATAACACATTGGGTGTTATTATTTCTTTAAACTGCGAAACTGACTTTGTTGCTAAAAACGAAGCGTTCATCGAGCTAGCTTACGAATTAGCTGAAATGGCTATTTTCGCTGCTACTAAAGAAGAATTATTGGCTACAGATTTCCACGGATTGACTGTTGCTGATAAATTGATCGAGCAAACTGGAGTTATCGGTGAGAAAATCGAGATCGGTGCATTCGAAAGAATTACAGGACCTTTCTTGGGAGCTTACATCCACGCTGGAAACAAAATCGCTGCAATTACTTCTCTTTCTGCAAAAGTAGACGGAGCTGACGAGGCTGCTAAATCTGTTTCTATGCAAGCTGCTGCTATGAATCCAATCGCTCTTGACGAAACTTCTGTTTCTCAGGAAACTATTGATAAAGAATTGGAAATCGAAAGACACAAACTTACTGAAGAAGGTAAGCCTGCAAACATTATCGATAACATCTTGAAAGGTAAAATGCAGAGATTCTACAAAGACAATACTTTGGTACACCAAGATTTCATCAAAGACAGCTCAATTTCAGTTGCTGATTACGTAAAATCTGTAAACGGAGATCTTAAAGTAACAGGATTTGTAAGAGTTAGCTTATAA
- the gltX gene encoding glutamate--tRNA ligase: MEKVRVRFAPSPTGPLHLGGVRTALYDYLFAKNQGGEFVLRIEDTDTARYVEGAEEYIEEALEWCGIIPDESPKKGGKFAPYRQSERRDIYDKYTEQILKTDYAYIAFDTAEELDAIRAEYEAKGDVFSYDNKTRNRLRNSLALSEEEVQQLLDAKTPYVVRFKMPVDRTLGLVDIIRGNSAVNTDTLDDKVLVKNDGMPTYHFANIIDDHEMEISHVIRGEEWLPSLGLHTLLYEAMGWEAPQFAHLSLILKPEGKGKLSKRDGDKFGFPVFPLNFTDPATGHVSKGYRESGYLPEAFINMVALLGWSPADDKEILSLDEMVKEFDLHKVHKAGARFSKEKSEWFNHQYIQKTSDEELLNILKTSDLNLNMEDEKLLKIIHLMKERATFPKDIYENGKFFFEAPTSYDEKASKKAWNDETSNLLTEFAENLNSIDDFVSENIKQNLHDFAENKGLGMGKVMMPLRLALVGELKGPDVPDILELIGKEESVARISNAVNNFK; the protein is encoded by the coding sequence ATGGAGAAAGTAAGAGTCCGTTTTGCACCAAGTCCTACAGGACCTTTGCATTTGGGAGGCGTAAGAACCGCATTGTATGATTATCTTTTTGCTAAAAATCAGGGCGGCGAATTTGTATTGAGAATAGAAGACACCGATACTGCAAGATACGTTGAGGGAGCTGAAGAATACATTGAAGAAGCCTTGGAATGGTGCGGAATCATCCCCGATGAAAGCCCTAAAAAAGGCGGAAAATTTGCTCCATACAGACAATCTGAAAGAAGAGATATTTACGATAAATACACAGAGCAGATCCTTAAAACCGATTATGCTTACATCGCTTTCGACACTGCGGAAGAATTAGATGCTATCCGTGCTGAATATGAAGCTAAAGGTGATGTTTTCTCTTATGACAATAAAACCAGAAACCGCTTAAGAAACAGTCTTGCACTTTCTGAAGAGGAAGTTCAACAATTGTTGGATGCCAAAACACCTTACGTTGTAAGATTTAAAATGCCTGTTGACAGAACTTTAGGTTTGGTAGACATTATCAGAGGAAATTCAGCGGTAAATACAGATACTTTAGACGATAAAGTGTTAGTAAAAAACGACGGAATGCCTACTTACCATTTTGCCAACATTATCGACGACCATGAAATGGAAATTTCTCACGTTATCCGTGGTGAAGAATGGCTGCCTTCTTTAGGTTTGCACACTTTATTATATGAAGCAATGGGCTGGGAAGCGCCTCAGTTCGCGCATCTTTCTTTGATTTTAAAACCAGAAGGAAAAGGAAAATTAAGCAAGAGAGATGGTGATAAATTTGGTTTCCCTGTATTTCCTTTAAATTTCACAGACCCTGCAACAGGGCACGTATCTAAAGGATATAGAGAAAGTGGATATTTGCCTGAAGCATTCATCAATATGGTCGCACTTTTAGGTTGGTCTCCTGCAGATGATAAAGAAATTTTGTCTTTGGATGAAATGGTGAAAGAATTTGATTTGCATAAAGTTCATAAAGCAGGCGCAAGATTTAGCAAAGAAAAATCTGAGTGGTTTAATCATCAGTATATTCAAAAAACGTCTGATGAAGAATTATTAAATATTCTGAAAACCTCAGATTTAAATTTAAATATGGAAGATGAAAAATTATTAAAGATTATTCATCTGATGAAAGAGAGAGCAACTTTCCCGAAAGATATTTACGAAAACGGAAAGTTTTTCTTTGAAGCACCAACTTCTTACGATGAAAAAGCTTCAAAAAAAGCTTGGAATGATGAAACTTCAAATCTTTTGACTGAATTTGCTGAAAATTTAAATTCAATTGATGATTTCGTTTCTGAAAACATCAAACAGAACTTACACGACTTCGCTGAAAACAAAGGTTTGGGAATGGGTAAAGTAATGATGCCGCTTCGTTTAGCTTTGGTAGGAGAACTGAAAGGACCAGATGTTCCGGATATTTTGGAACTCATTGGAAAAGAGGAAAGTGTCGCCAGAATAAGCAATGCTGTAAATAATTTTAAATAG
- a CDS encoding acetyl-CoA carboxylase carboxyltransferase subunit alpha has translation MEYLSFELPIKELMDQYQTCSLVGEESGVDVKLACSQIEDKIRDTKKEIYGNLTPWQRVQLSRHPDRPYTLDYIKGMVDKGSFLELHGDRNFADDPALIGGLATLDGQRIMILGTQKGRTTKERQYRRFGMPNPEGYRKALRLMKLAEKFRIPVVTLVDTPGAYPGLEAEERGQGEAIARNIFEMTMLKTPIFTYIIGEGASGGALGIGVGNKVYMLENTWYTVIAPESCSSILWRNWDHKEDAANALNLTPADALREKFIDGIVEEPLGGAHYDPEVAYLNLKTSILQNIKAFSKFTGKELETHRQDKFIAMGQFKG, from the coding sequence ATGGAATATTTAAGTTTCGAACTTCCTATAAAAGAGCTGATGGATCAATATCAAACATGTTCTTTGGTAGGAGAAGAAAGTGGTGTTGATGTAAAATTAGCATGCAGCCAGATCGAAGACAAGATCAGAGATACAAAAAAAGAGATCTACGGAAATCTTACACCTTGGCAAAGAGTACAGTTATCACGTCATCCGGATCGCCCATATACTTTAGATTACATCAAAGGTATGGTAGATAAAGGAAGCTTTCTGGAGCTTCACGGTGACAGAAACTTTGCAGATGATCCTGCATTGATTGGTGGTTTGGCTACATTGGACGGTCAACGAATCATGATTTTGGGAACTCAAAAAGGCAGAACAACCAAAGAAAGACAATACAGAAGATTCGGAATGCCAAATCCTGAAGGATACAGAAAAGCTTTAAGACTAATGAAGCTTGCTGAAAAATTCAGAATTCCTGTGGTTACTTTGGTAGACACGCCGGGAGCTTATCCTGGTCTGGAAGCTGAAGAAAGAGGACAAGGTGAAGCGATTGCCAGAAATATTTTTGAAATGACAATGCTTAAAACTCCTATTTTCACTTACATTATTGGTGAAGGAGCAAGTGGCGGAGCATTGGGAATTGGTGTTGGTAACAAAGTGTATATGCTAGAAAACACTTGGTATACTGTAATTGCACCAGAAAGCTGTTCTTCAATCCTTTGGAGAAACTGGGATCACAAAGAAGATGCTGCAAATGCATTAAATCTTACTCCCGCAGATGCTTTAAGAGAAAAATTCATCGACGGAATTGTAGAAGAGCCACTTGGTGGAGCTCACTATGATCCTGAAGTTGCTTATTTAAATTTGAAAACTTCTATTTTACAGAATATTAAAGCTTTCTCAAAATTTACAGGTAAGGAGCTTGAAACACACAGACAAGACAAATTTATTGCGATGGGGCAATTTAAAGGATAA
- a CDS encoding DUF6759 domain-containing protein: MKKLFLIIFLSVFSLGIAQKKKKAKTKVVAEKETVIIYTIEEAESTAEARIIAGFIKQNPGHEKNDKLKRRLIDIIMADNSAEAKPTIKPLSKNKIEKIVSNNELNKNKDLVSNTKTTTPARTVNYASVGSSGKKSGPSEDAKKTASYLTHLFNNDPNDNEAYINIKNKSKCRLIVKINGKKYYNLDVPPNGQNFVMVEKGEYVLTTMVCDAKYSSLKKVTRDIEIQLNVAE, encoded by the coding sequence ATGAAAAAATTATTTCTAATCATATTCCTTTCCGTTTTCAGCCTCGGCATTGCTCAAAAGAAGAAAAAAGCCAAAACTAAAGTCGTTGCAGAAAAAGAAACGGTTATTATTTACACCATTGAAGAAGCAGAATCTACCGCAGAAGCAAGAATTATAGCAGGGTTTATTAAGCAAAATCCCGGACACGAAAAAAATGATAAGCTAAAAAGAAGACTTATCGATATTATTATGGCCGATAATTCTGCAGAAGCAAAGCCTACCATAAAACCATTAAGCAAAAATAAAATTGAAAAAATTGTAAGCAATAATGAGCTTAATAAAAATAAAGATTTAGTTTCCAATACCAAAACTACAACACCTGCACGTACGGTGAATTATGCATCGGTAGGAAGCTCGGGTAAAAAATCGGGACCTAGTGAAGATGCCAAGAAAACAGCTTCTTACTTGACTCATCTTTTCAATAATGATCCCAACGATAATGAAGCGTACATTAATATTAAAAATAAATCGAAGTGCAGACTTATTGTAAAAATAAACGGGAAAAAATATTATAACCTGGATGTGCCGCCAAACGGACAAAACTTTGTAATGGTTGAAAAAGGTGAATATGTTTTAACAACGATGGTGTGTGATGCAAAATATTCTTCGCTCAAGAAAGTAACAAGAGATATTGAAATTCAGCTGAATGTTGCTGAATAG
- a CDS encoding glycosyltransferase family 2 protein, whose protein sequence is MKISIVTAYYNRKKLFDTTLLSISKQIENHKLDIEVIAVDDGSDEDERLEELANRYPFLKIIRLEKKDKWYSNSCIPFNIGFKEAKGDIIILQNPECTHYGDILKYTLENITNQNYISFACFSLGIDSTNNIEVFLNDSEKLNELMQKNSVGYIGDGLDCWYNHPFINPKGYHFCAAITKENLHDLGGFDERFAKGIAFDDNEFLYRVRLKGLEIQIVGDPIVLHQNHYSKISYTTDKNLLDDETYQERLKLAERNRILFELVTKSEKPWRANYFFDVEKHKVEKKILEKIKSEVKKLF, encoded by the coding sequence ATGAAAATCTCAATAGTAACAGCATATTACAACCGAAAAAAACTCTTTGACACTACTCTATTAAGTATTTCAAAACAAATTGAAAATCACAAATTAGACATTGAAGTAATTGCTGTAGATGACGGTAGTGATGAAGACGAAAGACTAGAAGAACTTGCAAACAGGTATCCGTTTTTAAAAATAATCCGATTAGAAAAAAAAGACAAGTGGTATTCCAACTCTTGTATCCCATTTAATATCGGATTCAAAGAAGCAAAAGGAGATATTATTATACTACAAAATCCTGAATGCACTCATTATGGAGACATTTTAAAGTATACCTTAGAAAATATCACTAATCAAAACTATATAAGTTTTGCCTGTTTCTCTCTTGGTATAGACAGCACAAATAATATTGAAGTTTTTTTGAATGATTCAGAAAAACTAAATGAACTTATGCAAAAAAACAGTGTAGGATATATTGGTGACGGACTAGACTGCTGGTATAATCATCCTTTTATAAATCCTAAAGGATATCATTTCTGCGCTGCAATTACAAAGGAAAACCTGCACGATCTGGGAGGATTTGATGAAAGATTTGCGAAAGGTATAGCGTTTGATGATAACGAATTTTTATATAGAGTACGTTTAAAAGGTCTTGAAATACAAATTGTAGGAGATCCCATTGTGCTCCATCAAAATCATTACTCTAAAATATCTTATACCACAGATAAAAATCTTTTGGATGATGAGACCTATCAGGAAAGATTAAAATTAGCCGAAAGAAATCGCATCTTATTCGAATTGGTTACCAAATCTGAAAAACCCTGGCGAGCCAATTATTTTTTCGATGTTGAAAAGCATAAGGTTGAAAAAAAAATCTTAGAAAAAATAAAATCAGAAGTAAAGAAACTTTTTTAA
- a CDS encoding T9SS type B sorting domain-containing protein, protein MKKYLLIICTFFCLLFNAQLDTEHWFAPMSAKAGTGGLEGYLYLSTDVATPFPVQIFNNNTLYTTVQVSKNNPAQVIIPNSFLIASSQNQLFVPNNMGLNVKGSKKFFANYRFAMPNHAEILTSKGAAGLGTTFFAGVAPISGSEDHMNATIGVTATEDNTVVTISGYNPNITFSDGISSPTRTFTLNKGKSYILDVVSSWSNANKIGLVGAKIVATKAISVTNGNFNAAYTTQNLTNNDILMDQAIPVDRLGKDFVVVKGNGTVTSQMETALIIATENNTQITFNGSGATTTLNEGQYYLVPSGIYQNQGNGHYNMSISATKNVYVYQLLSGATNGNEYASGGMNFIPPLSCFMPNKIDEIGFINRIGGQTFATRLNIITQTGSTVTLNGNNIAAANGPYPVTGNPNWVSYSIQNVTGNVTLNSTKAMTAGIAAGSGAVGYGGYFAGFSSVPAITKTGDCYAGILLQVDNNYDSYQWYLNGVAISGATTFSINPELYGAGAYTCSVTKNNCETKLTSVYNYTVCPPISTTTYTIGSCNTKVITPVFTSSAQTIVPSLTAIISQPTNGTATVNPTTGQITYTPNATTVNTTDQFIYYIQGNGNPFAFEYFKIIINTDVLQVNNASLTSCSNITGNGTYDLTTANISSNTGNTVTYYTNQNLTGQIATPATYTGPAGIIYANVTSAYGCTKTAQITLSVNASPNINTANYNAVLCDDNFDGIINVNFNNVSPQIVTNSGNFTIRYYLNQTDANAGNNNTLPVNWTYTANTTVYVRVDGSSIICPSSFGQIDFKIANKITLLTSNVTTDVCDNDLNGSENINLNDYKNQFTTDPSVTLTFHSTLADAQSGNNTIAANQIITAPATFYIRFISGNGCPNTATLKISLRSPKKSDVLKDQVICSSNKALLNAGDGFTSYLWSTGATTSSITVGTGTYYVDLGFNGCIYRQTVTVTAAQAPTITSVVVTGTSATINVTGGTVPYQYSLNGSDYQSSNVFTGLSRGPHKAYVIGKDGCQPVIKDFLILNLINTITPNGDGRNDVLDYSDLQIKDQVSIEVVDRYGAAVYKSSGKNYKWDGKSGGRSLFTGTYWYIIKWIEPDTKLPVSHSGWLLIKNRE, encoded by the coding sequence ATGAAAAAATATTTACTAATTATCTGCACTTTTTTTTGTTTATTATTCAATGCTCAGCTAGATACGGAACATTGGTTTGCTCCGATGTCTGCAAAAGCAGGAACTGGTGGCCTTGAAGGATATTTATATTTATCAACCGATGTAGCAACACCTTTCCCGGTACAGATCTTCAACAACAACACCCTTTATACAACTGTTCAGGTAAGTAAAAACAATCCTGCGCAGGTAATTATTCCTAATAGTTTTTTAATTGCTTCATCACAAAACCAGTTGTTTGTACCGAATAACATGGGATTGAATGTAAAAGGTTCAAAAAAATTCTTTGCCAATTACAGATTTGCGATGCCAAATCATGCTGAAATTCTTACTTCAAAAGGAGCTGCAGGTTTAGGGACAACATTTTTTGCGGGTGTAGCTCCTATTTCAGGATCTGAAGACCACATGAATGCAACCATTGGAGTTACTGCCACTGAAGACAACACTGTTGTTACAATTTCCGGTTACAATCCGAATATTACTTTTTCAGACGGCATATCTTCACCTACAAGAACTTTTACGCTTAATAAAGGTAAATCTTACATTTTGGATGTTGTAAGCTCGTGGTCAAATGCAAATAAAATAGGATTAGTAGGCGCAAAGATTGTTGCAACAAAAGCAATTTCGGTGACGAACGGAAACTTTAATGCAGCTTATACTACTCAAAACCTTACCAACAATGATATTTTGATGGATCAGGCCATTCCTGTTGATCGTTTAGGTAAAGATTTCGTTGTTGTAAAAGGAAACGGAACGGTAACTTCACAAATGGAAACCGCTTTGATTATTGCTACGGAAAACAATACGCAAATTACATTTAACGGAAGCGGAGCTACAACGACTCTTAATGAAGGACAATATTACTTAGTTCCGAGTGGAATATATCAAAATCAGGGAAATGGTCATTACAACATGAGTATTTCTGCAACTAAAAATGTATATGTTTACCAACTACTTTCCGGAGCAACCAACGGAAATGAATATGCTTCCGGAGGAATGAATTTTATCCCGCCACTGAGCTGTTTTATGCCAAATAAAATTGATGAAATAGGATTTATCAACAGAATTGGAGGTCAAACCTTTGCTACAAGATTAAATATCATCACTCAAACCGGATCAACGGTAACTTTAAACGGAAATAACATTGCAGCAGCAAATGGTCCTTATCCTGTTACCGGAAACCCAAATTGGGTAAGCTACTCTATTCAGAATGTTACAGGAAATGTAACGTTAAATTCTACAAAAGCAATGACGGCAGGAATTGCTGCAGGAAGTGGCGCCGTAGGTTACGGAGGATATTTTGCAGGGTTCTCATCGGTGCCGGCAATTACAAAAACAGGTGACTGCTACGCCGGAATTCTTTTGCAGGTTGATAATAATTACGATTCTTACCAATGGTATTTAAATGGAGTTGCTATTTCCGGAGCAACTACTTTTTCCATTAATCCTGAATTGTACGGAGCAGGAGCTTATACTTGCTCAGTCACTAAAAATAATTGCGAAACAAAATTGACTTCGGTATATAATTACACCGTTTGTCCACCAATCTCAACAACAACTTATACAATAGGATCTTGTAACACAAAAGTGATTACTCCGGTATTCACCAGCTCTGCACAAACCATTGTTCCTTCATTAACTGCAATTATATCTCAGCCAACTAACGGAACTGCGACAGTAAACCCAACCACAGGACAAATTACCTACACACCTAATGCGACGACTGTAAATACAACAGACCAGTTTATTTATTATATTCAGGGAAATGGAAATCCCTTCGCTTTTGAATATTTTAAAATTATCATTAATACTGATGTTCTTCAGGTAAACAATGCATCATTAACATCTTGCAGCAACATTACAGGAAATGGAACTTACGATCTGACAACAGCAAATATCTCTTCAAATACAGGAAATACCGTTACCTATTATACAAACCAAAATTTAACAGGTCAAATTGCTACACCTGCAACTTATACAGGACCTGCAGGAATTATTTATGCTAATGTAACCTCAGCATACGGATGCACAAAAACGGCACAAATTACATTATCTGTGAATGCATCACCGAACATTAACACCGCAAACTACAATGCTGTACTTTGTGATGATAATTTTGATGGGATTATCAATGTAAACTTCAACAACGTGAGTCCACAAATTGTAACCAACTCAGGGAATTTTACGATAAGATATTATTTAAATCAAACCGATGCCAACGCTGGAAACAACAACACGCTGCCTGTAAACTGGACTTACACCGCAAATACTACCGTTTATGTAAGAGTAGACGGATCAAGCATTATTTGCCCATCATCTTTCGGGCAAATCGATTTTAAAATCGCTAACAAAATCACATTATTGACTTCAAATGTTACCACTGATGTTTGTGATAACGACTTAAACGGTTCAGAAAATATCAACCTTAATGATTATAAAAACCAGTTTACTACAGATCCTTCTGTAACACTTACGTTTCATTCTACATTAGCAGATGCTCAATCAGGAAACAATACAATAGCTGCCAACCAAATAATTACTGCACCTGCAACATTTTATATCAGATTCATAAGTGGTAACGGATGTCCAAATACGGCAACTTTAAAGATCAGTTTAAGGTCTCCAAAAAAATCTGATGTCTTGAAAGATCAGGTAATATGCTCAAGTAACAAAGCACTTTTGAACGCCGGAGATGGCTTTACGTCTTATTTATGGAGCACAGGAGCTACTACTTCTAGCATTACAGTTGGCACAGGAACTTACTATGTAGATTTGGGTTTTAATGGCTGCATCTACAGACAAACCGTAACTGTAACAGCAGCACAGGCTCCCACTATTACAAGCGTCGTTGTCACAGGAACAAGTGCGACAATTAATGTTACCGGAGGCACAGTGCCTTATCAATATTCATTAAATGGTTCTGATTATCAAAGCTCCAATGTATTTACCGGCTTATCCAGAGGCCCTCACAAAGCGTATGTCATTGGAAAAGATGGTTGTCAACCTGTTATTAAAGATTTTTTAATTTTAAATTTAATAAATACCATCACGCCAAACGGAGACGGAAGAAATGATGTTTTAGATTACTCCGATTTACAGATAAAAGACCAAGTCAGCATCGAAGTTGTTGACCGATACGGAGCAGCAGTTTACAAATCTTCAGGCAAAAATTACAAATGGGACGGAAAATCTGGTGGAAGAAGCCTCTTCACAGGAACCTATTGGTATATTATAAAATGGATTGAGCCTGACACAAAATTACCCGTTTCTCATTCGGGATGGTTATTAATAAAGAATCGGGAATAG
- a CDS encoding DUF6492 family protein: MQSLILFIKTYKPDFERVQKLLTSIEKYNKENIPVVISVNDNDFEFFKNNIANYNVIRDSDIIEADSSDGWRYQQIIKAHVYKLNLCKNYLCIDSDSEFIRDFYYSDFLYDENTPYTIMHESKPFLETMENIGLDSENIFFKEALRATRPLFGNKGKEWDYGPSPYLWSCKVWEHFVEVYLKNENKTFLDFFQEIDKVTPPSECVIYGEYLLKTRLIDLYPIEGFFKVYHYEKQYQIEKKFHDIEKFKKVYLGIIFQSNWQIKKKKFLLFK; the protein is encoded by the coding sequence ATGCAATCACTTATTTTATTCATTAAAACATATAAACCCGATTTCGAAAGGGTACAAAAACTTCTTACGTCTATAGAAAAGTACAATAAAGAGAATATTCCGGTCGTTATATCTGTGAACGATAATGATTTTGAGTTTTTCAAAAATAATATTGCAAATTATAACGTTATTAGAGATTCAGATATCATTGAAGCCGACAGTTCGGATGGATGGAGATACCAGCAAATCATAAAAGCGCACGTTTACAAACTTAATCTCTGTAAAAATTATTTGTGTATTGATTCTGATTCAGAATTTATCCGTGATTTTTATTATTCGGACTTTCTATATGATGAAAATACGCCTTACACGATAATGCATGAATCTAAACCATTTTTGGAAACGATGGAAAATATTGGTTTAGATTCTGAAAACATTTTCTTTAAGGAAGCATTACGAGCGACTCGTCCTCTGTTTGGAAACAAAGGTAAAGAGTGGGATTACGGTCCATCTCCATACCTTTGGAGCTGTAAAGTTTGGGAACACTTTGTAGAAGTTTATTTAAAAAATGAAAACAAAACTTTTTTAGATTTCTTCCAGGAAATAGACAAAGTTACCCCACCATCGGAATGTGTGATATATGGTGAATACCTTCTTAAAACCAGACTTATAGACCTGTATCCTATAGAAGGTTTTTTTAAAGTATATCATTATGAAAAGCAATATCAGATTGAAAAGAAATTCCATGATATTGAAAAATTTAAAAAAGTGTATTTAGGGATTATCTTCCAAAGTAATTGGCAGATAAAAAAGAAAAAATTCTTATTATTTAAATGA
- a CDS encoding phosphomannose isomerase type II C-terminal cupin domain, producing the protein MLEIGERPWGKYYVLADEPNYKLKRIEVNPGQKLSYQYHHKRQEQWTIIEGDATIILDDKEIKLSYGESIFIPLGAKHRIMNLSEKPVVFIEVQTGTYFGEDDIVRLDDEYDRG; encoded by the coding sequence ATGCTAGAAATCGGCGAAAGACCTTGGGGTAAATATTACGTATTGGCAGACGAACCCAATTATAAACTGAAAAGAATTGAGGTAAATCCGGGACAAAAGCTGTCATATCAGTATCACCACAAAAGACAGGAACAATGGACAATCATTGAAGGAGATGCTACCATAATTTTGGATGATAAAGAAATAAAACTTTCGTATGGTGAAAGTATTTTTATCCCTTTGGGAGCTAAACACAGAATCATGAATCTTTCAGAAAAACCGGTTGTCTTCATAGAAGTACAGACGGGAACTTATTTTGGGGAAGATGATATTGTGAGGCTGGATGATGAGTATGATAGAGGTTAA
- a CDS encoding glycosyltransferase, giving the protein MNFSNKNLLFFFPESPFSKRAGNVLRTYTNLKQLKSLGLNIDLVGVEDYYNSFGDSPQDIDSAIINEVFVLKTKPPKKKLTLEYWKYKIQKKFNKENSNQYLTQYLKDNFTALLAQKKYDYIFINYEFWTDLIRDQDLKGAKTIVDTHDWITLNEFYNNKNLDLGKRFGEEINNLSLYDKVVTISQDEYFIFKSFLGDKVINIPPSFPENFEGSNIEKKYDLIFVGSDNPFNILSINWFVEKVLPLLPKEIKICIIGRICKHVPDHENIEKVFFADDLNIYYHASKIAICPMLKGTGIKIKVVEAMSYGLPVVGTEKAVDGFSDKKNNGCLVSDDEKEFADIIKSLLNNSSDYERQKDEASHFFKNNFSEKKSVELWEKTLNF; this is encoded by the coding sequence ATGAATTTTTCTAATAAGAACTTATTATTTTTCTTTCCCGAAAGTCCTTTCTCCAAAAGAGCCGGAAATGTTTTGCGTACGTACACCAATCTGAAACAATTGAAGTCTTTAGGCTTGAATATTGATCTTGTAGGAGTAGAAGATTATTACAACAGTTTTGGAGATTCTCCTCAAGACATTGATTCTGCAATTATTAATGAAGTTTTTGTTCTGAAAACCAAACCGCCAAAGAAAAAACTGACTTTAGAATATTGGAAATATAAAATTCAGAAAAAATTCAACAAAGAAAATTCCAATCAATACCTTACTCAATATCTGAAAGATAATTTCACTGCTCTTCTTGCTCAGAAAAAGTACGATTATATTTTTATCAATTATGAATTCTGGACAGATCTCATCCGGGATCAGGATTTAAAAGGAGCAAAAACAATTGTTGACACTCACGACTGGATTACGCTGAATGAGTTTTACAACAATAAAAACCTGGATTTGGGCAAAAGATTTGGTGAAGAAATCAACAATCTTTCGCTTTATGATAAAGTCGTTACTATTTCTCAGGACGAGTATTTTATTTTCAAAAGTTTTTTGGGAGATAAAGTGATTAATATTCCGCCAAGTTTTCCTGAAAATTTTGAAGGTTCAAATATTGAAAAAAAATATGATCTTATCTTTGTTGGCAGCGACAATCCTTTTAATATATTATCGATTAACTGGTTTGTCGAAAAAGTCTTGCCTCTTCTTCCTAAAGAAATAAAAATTTGTATTATTGGAAGAATCTGTAAGCATGTTCCGGATCATGAAAATATTGAAAAAGTCTTTTTTGCAGACGATTTAAACATTTATTATCATGCAAGCAAAATTGCAATTTGCCCAATGCTGAAAGGAACCGGCATTAAAATAAAAGTAGTGGAAGCAATGTCTTACGGGTTGCCCGTTGTTGGAACCGAAAAAGCAGTGGACGGTTTTTCAGACAAAAAAAATAACGGCTGTTTAGTAAGTGATGATGAAAAAGAATTTGCTGATATTATCAAAAGTCTTTTAAACAATTCATCAGATTACGAGAGACAAAAAGATGAAGCCAGTCATTTTTTCAAGAATAATTTCTCTGAAAAAAAATCGGTTGAGCTTTGGGAAAAAACCTTAAATTTTTAA